The proteins below come from a single Bactrocera dorsalis isolate Fly_Bdor chromosome 5, ASM2337382v1, whole genome shotgun sequence genomic window:
- the LOC105224826 gene encoding cuticle protein 38, whose product MFKLFALCFVALFACAFGAAKPALLASPLAYSAPLAAAPVAAAYAAPVAAAYSAPLAYSAGYAPYIAPYASSYTAHGVAHTAAFPAAYAAAPYVASYAAPAVVPAARFVAPAAPVVAAAPAPVVAAAPAVAAAPAVAAVPVVKK is encoded by the exons ATGTTCAAATTG TTCGCTCTCTGCTTCGTAGCCCTCTTCGCCTGTGCCTTCGGTGCTGCCAAACCAGCGCTCCTGGCTTCTCCATTGGCCTACTCAGCTCCTCTGGCCGCTGCTCCTGTTGCTGCCGCCTATGCCGCGCCTGTAGCTGCTGCTTACTCTGCTCCCCTCGCTTACAGTGCAGGTTATGCACCTTACATCGCTCCTTATGCTAGCAGCTACACCGCTCATGGTGTCGCACACACTGCTGCCTTCCCTGCTGCCTACGCTGCTGCTCCATATGTTGCCTCATATGCCGCTCCAGCCGTAGTTCCCGCTGCACGCTTCGTCGCCCCAGCTGCTCCAGTAGTTGCCGCTGCTCCCGCACCCGTCGTTGCTGCTGCTCCCGCAGTTGCCGCAGCCCCAGCCGTCGCTGCTGTTCCAGTTGTGAAGAAATAA
- the LOC125778764 gene encoding cuticle protein LPCP-23-like encodes MFKLFAVCFLALFAVVFGAAKPGLLAAPLAYSAPLAAAPVAAAYAAPVAAAYSAPLAYTAGYAGYVAPYASSYSAHSIAHSAAFPAAYAAAPVVAAPAPVLAAAPAVAVLKK; translated from the exons ATGTTCAAATTG TTCGCTGTCTGCTTCTTGGCTCTCTTCGCTGTTGTCTTTGGTGCTGCTAAACCCGGCCTTTTGGCTGCCCCATTGGCTTACTCCGCTCCTTTAGCCGCTGCCCCAGTTGCTGCTGCCTATGCCGCTCCAGTCGCCGCTGCTTACTCCGCTCCCCTCGCCTACACCGCAGGATATGCTGGTTACGTCGCACCCTACGCCAGCAGCTACTCCGCTCACTCGATTGCCCACTCCGCCGCTTTCCCAGCTGCCTATGCCGCCGCACCAGTTGTCGCCGCTCCAGCACCAGTGCTTGCTGCTGCCCCAGCTGTTGCTGTGTTGAAGAAATAG